From a single Clostridiales bacterium genomic region:
- a CDS encoding transporter encodes MKNKDVSLKAAAVFIGTIVGAGLASGQEILQFFTLYGFYGLFGIVICGILYIITGLITVKLSYKYKTYSYNELIYLSCGRYFGWVVDVLTTVFFFGGACIILSGSGSIFLESFKAPYIIGAIVMAVATAAVVFNSTDGLIFINSIIVPLMITLIVTICILVFVERPGSYHSMIIDIVNSPAFKKNWLWSSLLYSSFNMLSTTGVISPMTRDIKDSKGMANGIIIGSVCLFILTLLMNIVLILNEPNIFRFSIPMLFVAKTIGPVATFLLSIIIWLEMFSTAVSDVYSLSKKIHHSFKINYRFSIVLILSAALPFIKIGFENLIKVLYPSYGFISFIYIICLIRLYLKK; translated from the coding sequence ATGAAAAATAAGGATGTTTCATTGAAGGCAGCCGCAGTTTTTATCGGCACCATAGTAGGGGCGGGTCTCGCATCCGGGCAGGAGATACTTCAATTTTTTACTTTGTATGGATTTTATGGCCTATTCGGCATAGTAATATGCGGTATCCTGTACATAATAACAGGTTTGATAACCGTGAAGCTTTCATATAAATATAAAACATATTCATACAATGAGCTTATTTATTTAAGTTGCGGCAGATATTTCGGATGGGTAGTCGATGTTCTCACAACCGTTTTCTTCTTTGGAGGAGCATGCATAATACTTTCGGGCAGCGGTTCAATATTTTTGGAATCATTCAAGGCTCCTTACATAATAGGGGCTATAGTCATGGCAGTAGCAACCGCCGCAGTTGTGTTCAACTCTACTGATGGTTTGATATTCATAAATTCAATAATAGTGCCTCTTATGATAACCCTCATAGTGACCATATGCATACTGGTATTTGTAGAAAGGCCCGGTTCATATCACAGCATGATAATAGATATAGTAAATTCTCCGGCATTCAAAAAAAACTGGCTCTGGTCTTCCCTTTTATATTCATCCTTCAATATGCTTTCGACAACGGGTGTGATATCGCCTATGACACGGGACATAAAGGACTCGAAAGGCATGGCAAACGGCATAATAATAGGCTCCGTATGCTTATTTATTTTAACGCTTTTGATGAATATAGTTCTTATTTTAAACGAGCCTAATATTTTCAGGTTCTCAATACCGATGCTATTTGTTGCAAAAACCATAGGCCCTGTGGCCACATTTCTTCTCTCTATAATAATATGGCTTGAGATGTTCTCAACGGCTGTTTCGGATGTTTACAGCCTTTCAAAAAAAATACATCACAGTTTCAAAATAAACTACAGATTTTCCATAGTGTTGATTTTATCAGCCGCCCTCCCGTTTATCAAAATAGGGTTTGAAAACCTCATAAAAGTTCTTTACCCTTCATATGGTTTTATAAGCTTTATATATATAATCTGTCTTATACGCCTTTATTTGAAAAAATGA
- a CDS encoding YmaF family protein: MSDFGRHEHECCGVTDRYCNHCHKIKDLKSCKLIFLEQGRNHVHYYYGKTSKDDKHRHNVCFYTGPAMPAACGCGHYHYYYGITSCDDGHVHYFRGITDIYGKNE; this comes from the coding sequence ATGTCAGACTTTGGCAGACACGAACATGAATGCTGTGGAGTTACCGATCGTTATTGTAATCATTGCCATAAAATCAAAGATTTGAAATCGTGCAAGCTCATTTTTCTGGAGCAGGGGCGCAATCATGTACACTATTATTATGGGAAAACTTCCAAAGACGATAAACATAGGCATAATGTCTGTTTTTATACAGGTCCTGCCATGCCGGCAGCATGCGGCTGCGGGCACTACCATTATTATTACGGCATAACATCATGCGACGACGGACACGTTCATTATTTCAGGGGTATAACCGATATATATGGTAAAAACGAATAG
- a CDS encoding FtsX-like permease family protein: protein MNVIEQFTLRSLKRNRKWTVVTIIGIIISTSMITAVSTFCSSFITLMRNRAIVSDGNWHATITNVKVSDIKTIENAKFIKQVMLSRNIGYARLNGSKNDQKPYLFIEQYDMKNNIKFPTTLVAGRMPQNDGELVLSQHIQTNGGVTYHIGDKLKLNIGKRIGSDGKELLQDTSLQSGNTKDEKGEVTYEEKLVPESTKIYTVVGIIKRPNFEPRWAPGYTAVTYLDESALKPDDNVNVTILAGKLTHHFFDDVNSLAGSVGKDANEVEFNDELLRYYGAVKDDNTQTIIYGFVLIMIVIIMIASISLIYNAFAISVSERTRQLGMLASVGATKGQKRQNVYFEALLIGLVGIPAGIAAGIAGIGITIFALRPLMESFTSFSSYGLQLELVVSPLSIAVAVVFAALTIFISAWIPARRASRIMPIDAIRQTKEIKLTKKTVKVSRLVRPLFGFEGEIALKNLKRNRRKYRATVLSLIISLVLFLTVSYYADFAGKASSARYMGLNYDISVDYMDVPPSEIKELNGKIARLDFVTDSAMAQVTEGIFLADKTQLTETAKKIVKSMKPDKQGKYNISARIYCLDGPAFEKYAKSVGADPRDYENPDVLNGILINYIKVPIDKKYVAGENLNIKPGGLLHFCYPYRENQLEKFDFIAGTVTDKRPMGILTQSYENTLVVSEEVFKAFQSKLRPEYQKSIRQSMYLNTSNSDKLEEQIKKLTDNTLNGRIIILNIAASAKSERDYRLFLEVFIYGFIILISLICIANIFNTISTSVALRRKEFAMLRSVGMTPRSFNKMIRFESVFYGMKALLYGLPISIAIAWRLYYLEGLKYDFEFSLPWANYGVAIALVFIIVASTMLYSSAKIKKENIIDALKEEDM, encoded by the coding sequence ATGAACGTTATTGAACAATTCACCCTTAGAAGCCTGAAACGAAACCGGAAATGGACCGTTGTAACTATTATCGGAATTATCATTTCTACCTCCATGATTACTGCTGTTTCCACTTTTTGTTCATCATTTATAACTTTGATGCGGAATAGAGCTATTGTAAGCGACGGCAACTGGCATGCCACAATTACAAACGTTAAGGTAAGTGATATAAAGACCATAGAAAACGCCAAGTTTATAAAGCAGGTCATGCTAAGCCGCAACATAGGTTATGCCCGCTTGAACGGCTCTAAGAATGATCAAAAGCCATACCTGTTCATCGAGCAGTATGATATGAAAAACAACATAAAGTTCCCCACTACACTGGTTGCCGGGCGCATGCCGCAAAATGACGGTGAACTTGTATTGTCCCAGCATATTCAAACCAATGGGGGCGTAACGTATCATATCGGCGATAAGCTGAAGCTCAATATAGGGAAACGAATAGGAAGCGACGGTAAAGAATTATTGCAGGATACCTCCCTCCAGTCTGGGAATACAAAGGATGAAAAAGGCGAAGTTACTTATGAGGAAAAGCTTGTACCTGAATCCACTAAAATATATACAGTTGTAGGCATCATAAAGCGCCCTAATTTTGAACCCCGCTGGGCTCCGGGTTATACGGCCGTCACATATCTTGATGAAAGTGCGTTAAAACCCGATGATAACGTGAATGTAACAATACTCGCCGGAAAGCTGACCCATCATTTTTTTGATGATGTGAATTCTCTTGCGGGAAGTGTTGGAAAGGACGCCAATGAGGTAGAGTTCAACGATGAATTGCTGAGATACTATGGAGCCGTTAAAGACGATAATACGCAAACTATCATATATGGCTTTGTCCTTATTATGATTGTCATTATCATGATAGCTTCCATATCGCTTATATATAACGCATTTGCGATTTCCGTATCTGAGCGTACCCGCCAGCTTGGAATGCTTGCAAGTGTGGGGGCGACCAAGGGACAAAAGAGGCAAAATGTTTATTTTGAAGCTCTGCTCATAGGGCTTGTCGGGATCCCGGCGGGGATCGCAGCAGGAATTGCAGGCATTGGAATCACTATATTTGCCTTACGCCCTTTGATGGAAAGTTTTACATCATTTTCGTCATACGGCCTGCAGCTTGAACTTGTGGTTTCGCCTCTGTCGATTGCGGTAGCGGTTGTATTTGCAGCTTTAACAATTTTTATTTCGGCATGGATTCCTGCAAGGCGTGCTTCCAGAATCATGCCTATCGATGCGATACGCCAGACGAAGGAAATAAAATTGACCAAAAAAACAGTGAAAGTTTCTCGCCTGGTTCGGCCGCTGTTTGGCTTTGAAGGAGAAATCGCGTTGAAGAATCTGAAGCGCAACCGAAGGAAATATCGTGCTACTGTTTTATCGCTTATTATCAGCCTTGTTTTATTTTTGACCGTTTCATATTATGCCGACTTTGCAGGCAAAGCATCTTCTGCACGCTATATGGGCTTGAATTACGATATCTCAGTAGATTATATGGATGTGCCTCCGTCGGAGATTAAAGAGCTAAATGGTAAAATTGCCCGGCTTGACTTTGTTACTGATTCTGCAATGGCACAGGTGACTGAGGGTATATTTCTGGCAGACAAAACCCAGTTGACAGAGACGGCTAAAAAAATAGTGAAATCAATGAAACCGGATAAACAGGGCAAATATAACATAAGCGCGAGAATTTACTGCCTTGATGGGCCGGCATTTGAAAAATACGCAAAATCTGTGGGTGCAGATCCAAGGGATTATGAGAATCCAGATGTTTTGAATGGAATTTTAATAAATTACATTAAAGTTCCCATTGATAAAAAATATGTTGCCGGCGAAAATTTGAACATAAAACCCGGAGGACTGCTGCATTTTTGTTATCCTTATCGGGAAAATCAGCTTGAAAAATTCGATTTCATAGCAGGAACGGTTACGGATAAAAGGCCTATGGGCATACTTACCCAATCTTATGAAAATACGCTGGTGGTTAGTGAAGAAGTTTTCAAGGCGTTTCAGTCTAAGCTTCGCCCTGAATACCAAAAAAGCATAAGACAAAGCATGTATTTGAATACAAGCAACAGCGATAAATTAGAAGAGCAAATAAAAAAGCTTACAGATAATACTTTAAATGGCAGGATAATCATCTTAAATATCGCTGCCAGTGCTAAATCTGAACGGGATTACAGGTTGTTTCTCGAGGTCTTTATCTATGGTTTTATCATCCTCATAAGTCTTATTTGCATTGCAAATATCTTTAATACAATATCCACAAGCGTGGCATTGCGGCGCAAGGAATTCGCAATGCTCCGCTCGGTTGGGATGACACCCAGAAGCTTTAACAAGATGATCCGATTTGAGAGCGTATTTTATGGAATGAAAGCGTTATTGTATGGTCTGCCGATCAGCATAGCCATCGCGTGGCGACTCTACTATTTGGAGGGCCTAAAATATGATTTTGAGTTTTCTCTGCCGTGGGCAAACTATGGAGTGGCAATCGCTCTGGTCTTTATAATAGTGGCTTCCACCATGTTGTATTCAAGCGCTAAAATCAAGAAGGAAAATATCATCGATGCACTCAAGGAAGAAGATATGTAA
- a CDS encoding DegV family protein, producing MNPVKILTDSMASLTKALIDKYNLAIIPEYVVFDEKSYLDGIDITEDKMYELVEEKKKLPKTSGATPLNFINAFKPWIDQGYDIVYISMSSGFSSTVQNARIASKQFTEGRIYIIDSRNLSSGIGLLALQAAEYSMKGMDAKMIYEKILKLVPRVRTSFIIDTLKYLYMGGRCSSIQRWASSAFKIHPRIIVENGIMIVGEKFKGKRLAVLDGLLKTVTVRKDKVDTHRVFITHSLTPQEDVDFLSKGLLSEIKIDDLLDTPSGCVIAAHCGPKTIGIIYLEKE from the coding sequence ATGAATCCTGTAAAAATTTTAACCGACAGCATGGCAAGCCTTACTAAAGCACTTATTGATAAATACAATTTAGCTATCATACCCGAATATGTTGTATTTGACGAAAAGAGTTATTTGGACGGAATCGACATAACAGAAGATAAAATGTATGAACTGGTCGAGGAAAAGAAAAAACTTCCTAAAACATCCGGAGCGACACCCTTGAATTTTATAAATGCCTTCAAACCATGGATCGATCAAGGCTATGATATCGTCTATATCAGCATGTCGTCCGGTTTTTCTTCAACTGTCCAGAATGCCAGAATCGCATCTAAACAATTCACGGAAGGTAGGATCTACATAATAGACTCGAGAAATCTTTCCTCCGGAATCGGACTTCTTGCTCTTCAAGCAGCAGAATATTCCATGAAAGGCATGGATGCGAAAATGATATACGAGAAAATACTGAAACTCGTGCCGAGAGTCAGGACATCATTTATCATAGATACCTTGAAGTATCTCTATATGGGCGGCAGATGTTCTTCGATTCAAAGATGGGCAAGCTCAGCTTTTAAAATCCATCCGCGAATAATCGTCGAGAACGGGATTATGATAGTTGGCGAAAAATTCAAAGGAAAAAGGCTGGCTGTTTTAGATGGCCTCTTAAAAACAGTAACGGTAAGAAAAGATAAAGTTGATACGCACAGAGTATTCATCACCCACTCGTTAACACCCCAAGAAGATGTGGATTTTTTAAGCAAGGGACTGTTATCCGAAATAAAGATTGATGACCTTCTCGATACGCCTTCAGGCTGCGTTATTGCTGCTCACTGCGGTCCAAAAACAATCGGCATAATCTACCTTGAAAAAGAATAA
- a CDS encoding radical SAM protein: MEILNLLKKCELCPRKCRIDRTNGQVGYCRAGYEIKAAKAMLHMWEEPCISAGHGSGAVFFSDCSMSCVFCQNYNISQEHMGKKISIERLSEIFIELQNKGANNINLVSPTHYVPQIIKALSDAKHEGLKIPVIYNSNGYECTETLKHLNGLIDIYLPDLKYYSERYSVKYSKAPDYFHYASDAILEMYRQTGSPVIENGLIKKGLIIRHLLLPGMLSESKKILDWISDNLPNDVYISLMSQYVPMYKAKEYPEINKRVKPQTYEWLIDYALSIGLNNGFLQEFGSANDTYTPQFNFEGL; this comes from the coding sequence ATGGAAATATTGAATTTGTTGAAAAAATGCGAACTGTGCCCGAGGAAATGCAGAATTGACAGAACTAACGGACAGGTTGGATACTGCAGAGCAGGCTATGAGATAAAAGCCGCAAAAGCAATGCTGCATATGTGGGAAGAGCCGTGCATAAGCGCAGGACATGGTTCAGGCGCCGTATTTTTTTCAGACTGCAGCATGTCCTGCGTATTTTGCCAAAACTATAATATAAGTCAGGAACACATGGGGAAAAAAATCTCGATCGAAAGGCTTTCTGAAATATTTATAGAGCTTCAAAATAAGGGTGCCAATAATATAAACCTTGTTTCCCCGACGCATTACGTGCCGCAAATAATAAAGGCACTGTCGGATGCCAAACATGAAGGCCTAAAAATCCCTGTAATATACAATTCAAACGGCTATGAATGCACAGAGACATTGAAGCATCTCAATGGACTCATAGATATATATCTTCCCGATTTAAAATATTACAGTGAAAGATATTCTGTAAAATATTCAAAGGCGCCGGACTATTTTCATTATGCATCAGATGCCATACTCGAAATGTACAGACAAACAGGTTCTCCTGTCATAGAAAACGGACTCATAAAGAAGGGATTGATAATCCGCCACCTGCTCCTGCCGGGAATGCTATCGGAATCCAAAAAAATACTCGACTGGATATCGGATAATCTCCCGAATGATGTTTATATAAGCCTGATGAGCCAGTATGTCCCTATGTACAAGGCAAAAGAGTATCCGGAAATAAACAAAAGGGTAAAACCCCAAACATATGAATGGCTTATCGACTATGCCCTATCTATCGGGCTCAATAACGGATTTTTGCAGGAATTTGGATCTGCAAATGATACATATACCCCGCAATTTAACTTTGAAGGCTTATAA
- a CDS encoding HAMP domain-containing sensor histidine kinase — MGLLRNREVKYLLLTVLTIGIIGTAIFYTISPMAAVIGGSFFLLLIAVFFIFTYWRYRQLMRLGDYLKRVNSGDYFLELQDNNEGELSILKSEIYKVTVMLREQNEQLKRDKINLANSLSDISHQLKTPLTSMFVMTDLLCDGDLTYKKRTEFTRKIKRQLERLQWLVESLLKLSKLDADAVAFKCQSTNPDDLIEKACAPMLIPMEIKNQMLSVKTDHIFFVCDPNWTSEALLNIIKNCIEHTPSGGEIDISVFTNALFTQITVKDNGEGMDKADLPYIFNRFYKGKNAGSDSVGIGLAMAKSIIEAQNGTIEVKSKPKEGSEFILRFPKKWMH; from the coding sequence GTGGGCTTGTTGCGAAACAGAGAGGTGAAGTATCTGCTTTTAACGGTTCTTACAATCGGCATAATAGGTACTGCTATTTTTTATACCATTTCGCCGATGGCGGCAGTTATAGGCGGAAGCTTTTTCCTATTGCTGATTGCTGTATTTTTTATTTTTACATATTGGCGTTACCGCCAGTTGATGCGACTTGGCGATTATTTGAAACGAGTAAACAGCGGAGATTACTTTCTGGAATTGCAGGATAATAATGAAGGTGAGCTGTCGATATTAAAAAGCGAAATTTATAAGGTCACGGTGATGCTTAGAGAACAAAATGAACAGCTGAAGAGAGATAAAATCAATCTTGCAAATTCTCTTTCGGATATATCACATCAATTGAAGACGCCCCTTACGTCTATGTTCGTAATGACGGATTTGCTTTGTGACGGCGATCTAACTTATAAGAAGCGCACTGAATTTACTAGAAAAATCAAGAGGCAGTTGGAAAGGCTGCAATGGCTGGTGGAATCGCTGCTCAAGCTTTCCAAGCTCGACGCAGATGCAGTTGCATTCAAATGCCAAAGCACCAATCCCGATGATCTTATTGAAAAGGCCTGCGCTCCCATGCTGATACCTATGGAGATTAAAAATCAAATGCTGTCCGTCAAAACCGACCATATATTTTTTGTATGCGATCCTAACTGGACATCAGAAGCTTTGCTCAATATTATCAAAAATTGTATTGAGCATACGCCATCTGGAGGGGAAATCGATATATCGGTTTTTACCAATGCGCTGTTTACTCAAATAACGGTGAAAGATAACGGTGAAGGCATGGATAAAGCGGATTTGCCTTATATATTTAACAGGTTTTACAAGGGCAAAAATGCCGGAAGCGATAGTGTGGGTATCGGGCTTGCCATGGCAAAATCCATTATTGAAGCGCAGAATGGAACTATTGAAGTGAAAAGCAAACCTAAAGAAGGGTCGGAATTTATTTTGCGTTTTCCTAAAAAATGGATGCATTAA
- a CDS encoding ABC transporter ATP-binding protein, with the protein MEILRVENLSKTYGSGNAEVRALDNISFSVKKGEFVSIIGPSGSGKSTLLHILGGVDRPTSGRVLIENTDIYTLNETKLAIFRRRQIGLIYQFYNLIPVLNVEENIMLPLLLDERKPEKGQLSAILSTLNLNDRAKYLPNQLSGGQQQRVSIGRALINSPALVLADEPTGNLDSKNSADIINLLRMSNKKYNQTLILVTHDQNIALQADRIIAIEDGHIAKDEVIRL; encoded by the coding sequence TTGGAAATTTTAAGGGTAGAAAATCTGTCCAAGACCTATGGCAGCGGTAATGCTGAAGTGAGAGCGCTGGATAACATATCGTTTTCGGTGAAAAAGGGAGAATTTGTTTCTATAATTGGCCCGTCGGGGTCAGGCAAATCCACACTGCTTCACATATTGGGAGGTGTGGATCGTCCGACATCCGGAAGGGTATTAATCGAGAATACGGATATTTATACATTGAATGAGACAAAGCTTGCCATCTTTAGGCGGCGGCAGATAGGGCTGATATATCAGTTTTACAATTTGATTCCGGTTCTGAATGTAGAAGAGAATATTATGCTGCCTCTGCTTTTGGATGAGCGCAAGCCTGAAAAAGGGCAGCTCTCGGCAATTCTTTCAACTCTTAATTTAAACGATCGGGCAAAGTATCTTCCAAATCAGCTTTCAGGCGGCCAGCAGCAGCGCGTCTCCATCGGCCGTGCGCTTATAAACAGCCCTGCGCTGGTGCTTGCGGATGAGCCGACAGGGAACCTTGACAGCAAAAACAGCGCAGATATAATAAATTTGCTTCGCATGTCCAATAAAAAATATAACCAGACGCTTATACTGGTTACCCATGACCAGAATATCGCCCTGCAGGCCGACCGCATTATTGCAATCGAGGACGGGCACATCGCTAAGGATGAGGTGATACGTTTATGA
- the galU gene encoding UTP--glucose-1-phosphate uridylyltransferase GalU yields MKVKKAVIPAAGLGTRFLPATKAQPKEMLPIVDKPTIQYIIEEAVASGIEEILIITGRNKRAIEDHFDKSVELEAELKHRKNDKLLEIVERVSNMANIYYIRQKEPKGLGHAILCAKTFVGNEPFAVMLGDDVVDSKVPCLKQLIDVYNEYKTTILGVQEVDKNEVNKYGIVANKYIEDRVYKVKDLIEKPDIDKAPSNIAILGRYIINPSIFDILERTKPGTGGEIQLTDALRELLKTEAMYAYKFTGRRYDVGDKLGFLQATVEFALKRDDLKYDFARYLYNLSKTSTEFMDLLKEAAIDSDGK; encoded by the coding sequence ATGAAAGTCAAAAAAGCTGTAATACCTGCGGCAGGTCTTGGCACAAGGTTTTTACCTGCCACTAAAGCACAACCTAAGGAGATGCTTCCTATCGTTGACAAGCCTACGATCCAGTATATTATTGAAGAAGCTGTCGCTTCGGGAATAGAAGAGATATTGATAATTACGGGAAGGAACAAAAGGGCTATAGAAGATCATTTTGATAAATCCGTTGAACTTGAGGCAGAATTAAAACACAGAAAAAATGATAAGCTGCTGGAGATTGTTGAGCGGGTATCCAATATGGCAAATATTTATTATATAAGGCAGAAGGAGCCAAAGGGCCTGGGGCATGCCATATTATGCGCAAAGACATTTGTAGGTAATGAACCCTTCGCTGTTATGCTGGGCGATGATGTGGTAGATTCGAAGGTACCATGTTTGAAACAGCTTATTGATGTGTACAACGAGTATAAGACTACAATACTTGGAGTGCAGGAAGTAGATAAAAATGAAGTCAATAAGTATGGTATAGTTGCAAACAAATACATAGAAGACAGAGTGTATAAAGTAAAGGACCTTATCGAAAAACCTGATATAGATAAAGCTCCTTCGAATATAGCCATACTTGGGAGATATATTATCAATCCTTCAATATTCGATATACTTGAGAGAACAAAGCCGGGAACGGGTGGAGAGATACAGCTTACAGATGCTCTTCGGGAACTTTTAAAGACCGAGGCAATGTACGCATACAAATTTACAGGCCGCCGCTATGATGTGGGCGACAAATTAGGATTTTTGCAGGCAACAGTGGAGTTCGCATTAAAGAGGGACGATTTAAAATACGATTTTGCAAGATACCTTTATAATCTCAGCAAAACGAGTACGGAATTTATGGATCTTTTAAAAGAGGCTGCCATAGATTCTGATGGGAAGTAA
- a CDS encoding response regulator transcription factor, with protein sequence MQRILLVEDDKTIAMGLNYSLTREGYSVETCYNAASALNAAENGSFDLAILDLLLPDGNGYDICRVIKEKTNLPVIFLTARDDEVNVVMGLDMGADDYITKPFHLRELLSRIRMVLRRAGHGDRIEDKVYLGDIAIYTKQAKVIKNGINIPLTALEYRLLLALAGNKGQVLTRDQLLEEIWDIAGEFVNDNTLTVYIKRLREKIEDNPQNPKYIKTVRGLGYRAGD encoded by the coding sequence ATGCAAAGAATTCTTCTGGTTGAAGATGATAAAACTATAGCGATGGGTCTTAACTATTCCCTGACTCGTGAAGGGTATTCCGTGGAAACTTGTTATAATGCTGCTTCCGCATTGAATGCCGCTGAAAACGGCAGCTTTGATCTGGCCATACTTGATTTATTGCTGCCCGATGGGAACGGATACGACATTTGCCGCGTTATCAAAGAAAAAACAAATTTGCCTGTGATTTTTCTAACTGCCCGCGATGATGAAGTCAATGTAGTAATGGGCTTGGATATGGGCGCTGATGACTATATAACAAAGCCTTTTCATTTGAGGGAACTTTTATCGCGCATACGGATGGTGCTGCGCAGGGCAGGACATGGTGACCGGATAGAAGATAAGGTTTATCTGGGCGATATTGCTATATATACCAAGCAGGCCAAAGTTATAAAAAACGGAATCAATATTCCTCTTACTGCATTGGAATATCGGCTATTGCTGGCACTTGCCGGAAATAAGGGACAGGTCCTGACCCGTGATCAGTTGCTGGAGGAAATATGGGACATTGCTGGAGAATTTGTGAACGACAATACTTTAACAGTATATATCAAGCGCCTGCGTGAGAAAATCGAGGATAATCCTCAAAATCCTAAATATATCAAGACGGTCCGTGGGCTTGGATACCGGGCGGGTGATTGA